In the Lepidochelys kempii isolate rLepKem1 chromosome 4, rLepKem1.hap2, whole genome shotgun sequence genome, gccagtccctggtatcaaaaaggttgagaaacactgacctagAGGACATGATATGACAGGTCTTTAATTATAAAACTGAAAATTGCAGTGCTCATATAAAAGAAGTGATCAAAACAAAACTGAGCCAGATTACACCAAGCTGAAATCAATCTTTGGACACCATAGTTATCAGTAAGACATATATAAGCGTAAGGAAAAGAACCCACAACACTCTGCTTCAGAAATACAGGCTTATAGTATTTGAACGTCAATGTCAACAGAAATAGGGACATTTTATTTTTAGGACAACTACTTACAGGGCAACAGAATTACAAAGAAAGACATAATTGCACTAGTCTGTCATTGCATCCATGAAAGGAGAGTAGTGCAGTTAGTTAGATCATTCAAATTGAAAACAGGGGAAAACTAAATGGAAActaagaaaatggaaaagaacaaAACTTTAGGAAATAATAAGTGTGTGCCAAATTGAGAGAGAATTACATCTTAAATATCCTTTAAATGTGTCAGCTGTCTGgaatgttgtgggtttttttaaaaagtatcacaAGCAATTAAATCTCTTTTTGAACAAGCATAGCATGGTGCTAATTACAAATTTTTGCATGGCTGTCTCACAAAGAATGCATGAAGCCAATTTGATAAACACATTTCTAAAAGTAAACAACCAAAAATGCAGCTCAGCCAAATGCAAACGCTAACCTGTACACCAAGATATAGCGTGATCTGTTTGTGAAACAATTAAGATATTAAACTTTCAAAtgacagatttattttaaaaagaaacatcagCTGGCTTTTATCTAGCACCTTAAGTAAACTCTAGCTATCAAAAAACAATTAATAAAATTAGTTAACATCCATCTCAGAAACTCAGCACTAGTCAGCCTGTACAAAGACAGGCAACTATAGAAGCAAAATATGGCTTCTAACCATACCAAACTGtgcgggggggaaaaaatcagtgtGATACAACTTAGACATCATAAAAAGTGGCAATATTCATACCAGGTCCTGTTTCTCCTGTAAGGCTATTTCTTCAGACATTATTTTTCTGAGTGATACTCTTTGAGTCTGTGCATTCCAGTGATCCATAAAAGGGAAAATTTCTGATGTTGCTAGATTTTCGCTGTGTGTCTCTGTTGATGATCGAGAGGGCCAGGCCATTTTCTTCCTCTGAAGTTTACTGTCTGTGCTCTGAGATAAGACTGTGTCGGAGTCATCCAGATCTAATTGGTCAAACAGtacaaaagcaacaaaaatcTCAAGGTGACAAAATGAAAAAGTCAATACATTTAATTAAAGCAAAgccagaaataattaaaatacatttcaccTTACTacattttcattaatttatttattaataatctaATTTTATTTAAGCAACTTATATTTTTAGCAAAAATAACATTACATTGCTTCAATCTTCCTCCTCACCCTCTCCCCCGCAAAGTTTATCAAGCTTCATTTTTCTTCTAACTAATAAAAAAGCAACAATCCAGGTGGAATTTTTAAATGCTGGAACCTAACTTACACCTGCAAATAAATAACTGCATATGACCATGTGTGGGATTTTTTATATTCACAGTtacctttgtgtgtgtatatatatattgcatcCACAACTTATGAACAGATATTTAACTATTCGGTCATGTGTTTCTCTTGCGATGTTAATGGCACAGTTTAGCTATTAGGCAAAAACTCTTTTTTAGTCAAAAGGACCAGATTGCAGCTTGAAGTCACAGCCCAGGTTGTGGGTGAGTAGAGAGGGTgtttgctgcagaggaaggattCCTCATGGGGAGCTGAGGGACTGAATGCTTGATTAGCAGATCCATCACCACTTGAACAAGGGTCACATGCATTACCTCCATGCTGGGCCAGTTCTGGTGACCAAGGTGAAAGGATGGGATGCTCACTAAGGCCATGGCCCCTCCCACTTTCTTCTTGCAGAAGGGTAGCCCCACTTGTAGCACTAGCCTGGATCAGTGCCTCTTCTACCCATGGAGACTGTATCAGGCCCTTGAACATCCATACAGACGCAGTCACAATCTCACCCTATGCATTTTGATCCCAGGTAGACATGAGTAAAGCCAATCCTCAGAGTGCTTTAATGCTATTGTTATAAGTcagtggtttgtttatttttattaccacTGCTAGGGTTGTATGATAATGGTGAGTAGCACATCAAGTCCACTAAATGCAAGCTGAGCTTAACAAATGAAGCAGTTGATTTTCAACAATTTGCAATTTTTTAACCTTACTAGTTTTAGTTTTCGAAAACTAAGCGTTATTACAGTAATTTAAGGGAACAGTACACTGTACCTTGCATAAGCAGCTTATAATATTCCTCttctttcctttgtctcttctaattacaaatattaaaaaaatcacattagtgAACCACAGATATAGGTTTCCCCCTGATGTTAACTCAACAGATGTTACTTTTCAGGTAAACAGGTTTTAAATTCCATtacaatttttaaactttttatctGGAAAAAATGTGTATATATCTAAGATAAGAAATACATTAAGAGGTAAAGTTTTGAAAATAATACTATTTTTCAAGTGACAGATCGAAGTAGTGGTAAGATATCAAATCAGATCTTATAATTAAATTAAGGATTAGACAAACCAAGAGAAGATTGTACCAAAAAATAAGATGCAGTTTGAAGCAGTTTTTCTTCTTACTCTGGCTGAATTCATGATGACATGAGACTCTTAGAAAGAGAACCTTTCTCAATTAGTTAgtataaatatatttgttttctgTACATAATAGGTAATGTGCACTGAGACTTCCTCTTAAAGAATAAAATCAAGGCTTTTTAAGGTCAAATGTCATTGTTGGTGGATGGTTTTAAAATTCATGTTTAAACAATGGGCAATACATAATAATAGATTGGACATTAACTGATCTTTTTGTGAGAATGTGTatgttatgatttttttccccccatcattaATCTAATTTTTGCTAATGGTATGCCTTACGGTGTGAAATTTATTCTTCTCTGAAATCCTTCTCATGTTATCCCCCCCAAAATCTGAAAAATGTCAAAGATTTCCTCTTCCTCGCCTTCCCtccaaaaatgtattttagaaGCAGTGGGGCACTGATGCTCATTTTGAAATTATACTCCATAGTTTGTTTTTACGTTGTATTTTAAGAGACTGGTATTATATTGCCTTTAGGTTTTATTTGTTGCAGGGGCAGGTGACACTATGTAACTACAATAATTATTTCCTCTGTGCTACATGTCCACTTACCCTATGTATTTTATAAAGTATAGCTAATACTCTCACTGTTAcagtaaatatataaaataccttatataaatatttaaacaaatgaagaaagagaaacaaataGATTGACAAAGCCCAAGTGTAACTTCTTATAAGAAAGAAGCCTACCAACCATAATAGATTCTTTCCATTTCTCATGAATCACTTTGGCCAGATTCAGATCTATATGAACCACATAATCCTCAACAGTTAGTGATCCTtatggaagaaagaaaatatactcattaaagcactgtacaaaaattAATCCTATCAAGCATAGCACTGTGGCTTACCACTAATTAATTTACATTTAGGAAATTTTGCATAAAAATGTCATGCCCGAAAACTGCAGTGACTGCCAAGTTAAATAAAGACACTGAGTTCTGAGCCCTCAcccaacaggattcataaaccAACACAATCTGGAAGGGGCAGGAGAGGGCAAGTTAATATTAATCACATCTTGTTTAAACCTGACTATTGGAACAACTGGCTCTTTTATACCCTTATAATTTTTAATGCATATTCTTCTTTTATAAGTCCAACCTAGAATTTAATGTCTTTGCAGTTAACTCTGAACCTTGTGACCAATTGTGATGCTGTATTTTTCCCTTATTTAATCTCTCTCCTTGGATAATCATCCCTGAAGAATACATCAGGCATTAGTGTCCTCATTGTTCCCTGCATCATACCCAATTTAGAGAAGCATCCTCCCTAGGAAGCATAAAAGCCAAGAAACCTTTCTACACTAATCCAGACAGCAAGAGTGATTATGGTAGCAGCATAATGTAATCTTTCCCCGGCACACCTAAGTGATACTAGCACACCTGTcagtttctcaaaaagaaaaggagggtgaTATAGAGCATGCAAAGAAAGGGGACAGGTCTGAGAAATAGTAACACCGCGCTCCCCCTTTTTACCCCAACCCAagaaaaagtctttttttttttttgctcacagCCAAACACATCAATAAATTATAGATTCAAAATGTTATATCAAAGTTTCTAAACTTTATGAAAAATCATTTCAAAGATTACTAAACCtcgttttgttttttcaaaccaAGTTCAAGATCAATCAAACCTGTGTACTACCGTATTGCTATACGGGTCAGAAACCTGGACCCTCTTACAGGCAGACCTGGAGTGGCTAGAGGCATTCCATTTGCACAGTCAGCACCAAATCCTGAGCATAAAAAATGGTTTGATATTGTGCCAAATGTCAGAGTCTCATAAAGATCTGACTTTTCTTCAACCCCCCCATTACATTCAAAAGTGGTGCTGCATGCTCTTCAGCCATGTTGCCAGGATAGATACATGTTCTCAAACTCTCCATGATCCCACGAAGGGATGAAGGCTCTGACCCTACTAGCGGGGCCACCCTAGAGATTTgtgatttgcaggattgagccagatctgAGAACTTCACTAAACAACGCCTGATGTGATACCACCAACCATGGTCACTCTGGCCGGCACAACAGTCCCCAGTGGACTTTGTGTGTTTgatgattattttgttttttctttctttctttccattttctcttGATCTCTCCCCTTTTAATTCTAGATCTTGATGCATCTTCAGGTGTTTTCAATGCACGTTTTTTCTCAGACCaatttttcacttaaaaaaatgttttatattattttctctctttctttcatttCTAATTTGGCATCTCCCTTCCCCATTTACTTGTCCTGtcaaaggttctctctctctcttccttttcccaaCCAATCAAAATTTTTCCTCATCATTATCTACCTCTCCATCCTGGGGAAACAGAAAGTAGGTTCTGCTCCAAGCCAGACAAGTGGAAATATTTTCTTGTGATACTCTTCAAATATATATGTGGGCAGAGacaaaaaatttaaaaggaaTGATAGCTATCTTTGCTGCTATATTTTATGTAATGTTCTGGTTCAGTtcagtttttaaatgaacaaGAGCCTTTGAATAGCACCACAATATCATGAGGAATTCAAAAGtaagcataaataaataaattaaaatagttttaaaaaaagaactacattACATATGTATTTGTATTAATAATTTTTCATGTCCTTACCTGAGTCAATGCCAACTGGTCCAAATATTTCTTTCAGCTGAAGGGCTAGTTCAGGAGGTAATGCCAATTCTAGGCAATTTATATTTATGGATCCTGAGGATAATGAACTAGGGTTCAATAACTTGGTTCTATCTTCATCCATATTAGAAGGTTTGCTTTCTTCCCCATCACCTCCAATTGATATCATAGGATTCCCCTGAGTTTCTTTATAGGTTTCCAGTTCTTCTTCATCACTTGCATAGCTCTTCAAAGGTGCTTGATCCATTTGCAGTAACGGAAGAATCATATTATTTACTTTGGAACTCTCTTGATATGTTTCTGAAAGTTTATTGTCTATCTCCTTATTTAATTTGGGTTTCAAAATGATTGGAGCAGTGTTAAACTCCTTAGGGAAAGTCACAGGTAGACATAAGCCCACATCAAACTGAGACACCACTggtttttcttctgtttcattAACAAGGCTCATCACCTTTGAGTTTATTTTCTGTGTGTCTGAAACAGATTGCTCAATGATATCTGTTCCTGTATCTTGTGCCTGAGTTCTGGGAGCAATATCATTGGTATTTTTGAGTTTTATGGAAGCACTCGGTGGAAGTCTTGTTAGTGAGTCAGATATTTTAGCATCTGTCTCAAGTATGTCTGTAGTTTCACTCTCTGCATAACACACTGATAAATTGTTTTCTGAAAGTTGAGTGATACCATCAGTCATAATTATTTGGCTGGTTTGTTCAGAATTTTTAAGATTCTCTCTATAGTTTGTATTTGCCTTGAATTCAAGGTCTGGGGTACCTAGCTCAGTTCCTGCCTCCTGCAAGCATTCAATGTCTTCGCCTTTACACAACTTTTCATCAGAATCCAATAGCAGGCCTGTGGCCCAGACAATGTCCTTGTTACATCTTTCATATAAGTCCTTCAATGCATCAAATGAAAAGgacccaaacagcttacaaagAACATTCAGATTTTCAGATTCATCAATACTGATAAGTTCACTTTCTTCTACATACGTGCTTTTATCATACATAACTCTATAGGGGATTTTTTCTTGAGAACTTGAAGCAGCATCCATGTCTTTTGGTCTGAACGCTTCTAATCTGCCATGTAATACTTTGGTATTCTCGGAAATAATATTCTCAGAAGtaataattttcttttctaaTCTCCATAAGAGCGCGAAATCCTGTGGCTCAGTCTGTGAATACCTGCTTGGTTGTTTACATATGTGTTTTTTAGGTTTCTCTTCCAGCAAATTAAGTGTAGACAACCGTTCTTCTGGTTTGGAGAGGGCCACACTGCTGTTGGTAAATGTGAGGGCTAATTTATGATGCTTCCgtgttcttttattttgtttgggcTTTTTCTCACTGATACTTTCACTAGCTACTCTTTCAGGTTCTTGAAAATTTGATTTCTCTGTCTCCTGTAGCTCTTCAGTGCTCACAGATGTTCCATGAAGCACATCCACTGGGTCAAGAACATTTTTGTGTATATCACATTTATTATTTCCAGCTTCATCAGATTCACTTAGACTTCTCTTTGATATTCTCCTTGATCTATGTTGCCTCTGCCGTAAAGAGCTCATAACAGGCCAGTCTCCCACCATTTGCAATTCTGGGGTAACTGTATCTGCACCAAGAACACAAAAAGAGTCAGAGGCTAAATTTTCTTCCCCCTGTCTTTTTTCATCAGGTAGTACTTCCTGCTGAATATCTGCCAGGTCCACTTGTGCCTTGTGTGAATCAAGAAGATGCTGGCTGGTTGCTTTATCCTCTTTATCACTCTTCATAGAAGATTTGTCTATTCTTCTAGTTCTTTTGGTTCTCTGCCCGATTGTTTGTTCTACAGGCCAGTCACCCAGAAAGTTTAATAATTCTGGCCTCACTGATACATCCAAAGATGAATCATTTTGTTTCATAATGTTCCTTTCACGTGTTAATACTGGTTCTACTGCAATTTCATTGTACTGATCTTTTTCAGTTTGAACTTCCACAATCTTGTCACTATGTTCTTGAATATGTTCACAAGAACAGATATGCAAGTGTGTGGTTTCTTCAGATTTCACCTCATCAGTTTTACTAGTTTCTGTTTCAGTAATTCTATATATTTCTTCTCTCTTTACAGCTTTTTCCCCCAAAGGCACTTCCTTTTCTTCATAATCTGATAAACTAATATCCACACCACCTTGAATAATGCTATTCTCAGAAACGTGTTCTCTTAAATTATTTTCaatttcctcctcttcttttcgAAAATATTTATCAcctaaattattattttctagTGCTGAAGATATAGCAGATACATGTTTCTCCTCTTCAGCTAATTCAGGAAGCTTCAAAGCTGAAGCAAAAAGTCTCTCTTCTTTCACGTAAGCATGTACCTCTTTTTGCCTGTAAGACAAATAATTAAACAGAAGACATTTAAagaaaacttaaaagaaaaaaaaaactaacaagcTAACCCCACTTCCCTACAAACCTCTATTCTGGATTGGGtactaaataaatttaaattaaagcTCATAAGCTCTTTAAACCAGGATCCCATATTTTAGTTTTGGATACTATACAATCATTGACCTGAGAGATATATAAAATGTTCACATGCTCCCAACCCATGAAATCTAGGGAGAGGAACACAGGTTAAAAAGAACTAGCTCAAATCTGAACACTCCCCacgaataaaaaaaaaacagcacagaTTTTCACTTGATAAGGGCCCCTCCTTGATTCCAAATAGGGATtacatttttctctttccattAGTCTATCTCCCTCTACCCCAACCTGCAGTTTCCAACAGGAGCACTAGCCTGGATAATATTCCCACCTTTGCAACAGATATGGTGACTATGTTCAAATATCATGAGTTTCATAGCTTTCCCAAACTCAGATGTTCAATAAAAACTCTAGAAATTAACAGGTAAGGGTTTTAGCCAGGTCCCCATTGCCATATGATGTTTTACAATCCATTGTAATTCCATTTAATTTTCACAGCCCACCCGACTTTAACAGTACCCCCTAATTTGTACAGAAATGTACgcaaaaagtcaaaataataaataactcaATTAAAATGAAATCCCATTTATTATcactcaacacaattaatgttAACAAGGTGAAAGGAATGCAAgtcaaaacagggaaagaacaggctAAAGACTGGATAATCAAAAATTCGGATAATCCAGAGAGCGGCAGGGCTGACAGACAGGGCTCTCActgcctggggctcaggctgtcaaaTCCTAGTTTAGTTAATACAGAGAGACAGATAATGGAGGCTCGGATAAACAGAGTTCTATTGTATATgattttagtttttacattttgtgaaaaaataaagattctgtataaaaatgcaaattctgaatttttccatggcaaacggatttctaggatccctgctcataagcaaactagagaaatgcggtctagatggaattactataaggtggatgcataattCGGTGAAAGCCTGTCTCAAAGAGtagatactgtgacaaagttcctcctctgctttggtgggtcctgcgcttactGGAtgttttgctcacctcagagattcacggcagccctcagtttggccacttttgctagtggctcaaacctgccattcactcagctaacctcatcactggccagcatggggaaaaggaaggagaacaatccccacagtctctgctgatccaccctagtgggtcgggggactggccagggaccttccccactggtgggacccacagtccaggtcaactcctcctgtatccagtagggagttggagggataggaggaacccgggcccaccctctacttcaggttccagcccagggccctgtggatcacagctgtccacAGTGTTtcgtgtaacacctgtgtgacagctacaactccctgggctactaccc is a window encoding:
- the N4BP2 gene encoding NEDD4-binding protein 2 isoform X8, encoding MPKKRKNPGVSPSRKIMDSERMTASGEGLVPPPGDVSVSRAIYSVNKEELFNNMSEMFSGLDPSVVYMVLSECDFKVENAMDCLLELSTAAKGVASSRVSGFDSIASSLSLVNQQSSVSNEIVGESCAKEDIVNFKEESVKIPSPDIQLTEELDSLIQTAFEKYSLRDKLYDSTNDKITGKQPMTSDQSNSNGINEFPESEKSSLGFNVLFSLQQAETENEKFENFSSMLISEGRKSSQPAVSKSSIQTKDSSLVDMDIFAQVSVSSSLPEIDTDNAPEVIKPANLEVACRNRNQSQNIVSDHGSLFDASSHFFQGFVEAGTTASGNSSSKYLEQQEGVMAVCSGQKSISLPEVSESLEGSSFKLPQLVDVQQRRNLHFSPPPQQSPQPPWNPVAPVFYPSSGSHSFVTPVAISPGQWRPLADYRMHGKGMPFPPPVVSHVWDSNASPKVWRNQDGIQKMNLSQVHQPPVCPVMRKKTHLVGQVLVLLRGVPGSGKSFLARTLLEDNPSGIILSTDDYFYKNGQYQYDANCLGEAHEWNRKRAKEAFEKRISPIIIDNTNVQAWEMKPYVALSQQYKYKVMFREPDTWWKFKPKELERRNIHGVSKEKIKRMLERYERCLTVNSILNSTVPDKSENADWNEDLCQGEGYGQKEVHAYVKEERLFASALKLPELAEEEKHVSAISSALENNNLGDKYFRKEEEEIENNLREHVSENSIIQGGVDISLSDYEEKEVPLGEKAVKREEIYRITETETSKTDEVKSEETTHLHICSCEHIQEHSDKIVEVQTEKDQYNEIAVEPVLTRERNIMKQNDSSLDVSVRPELLNFLGDWPVEQTIGQRTKRTRRIDKSSMKSDKEDKATSQHLLDSHKAQVDLADIQQEVLPDEKRQGEENLASDSFCVLGADTVTPELQMVGDWPVMSSLRQRQHRSRRISKRSLSESDEAGNNKCDIHKNVLDPVDVLHGTSVSTEELQETEKSNFQEPERVASESISEKKPKQNKRTRKHHKLALTFTNSSVALSKPEERLSTLNLLEEKPKKHICKQPSRYSQTEPQDFALLWRLEKKIITSENIISENTKVLHGRLEAFRPKDMDAASSSQEKIPYRVMYDKSTYVEESELISIDESENLNVLCKLFGSFSFDALKDLYERCNKDIVWATGLLLDSDEKLCKGEDIECLQEAGTELGTPDLEFKANTNYRENLKNSEQTSQIIMTDGITQLSENNLSVCYAESETTDILETDAKISDSLTRLPPSASIKLKNTNDIAPRTQAQDTGTDIIEQSVSDTQKINSKVMSLVNETEEKPVVSQFDVGLCLPVTFPKEFNTAPIILKPKLNKEIDNKLSETYQESSKVNNMILPLLQMDQAPLKSYASDEEELETYKETQGNPMISIGGDGEESKPSNMDEDRTKLLNPSSLSSGSININCLELALPPELALQLKEIFGPVGIDSGSLTVEDYVVHIDLNLAKVIHEKWKESIMKRQRKEEEYYKLLMQDLDDSDTVLSQSTDSKLQRKKMAWPSRSSTETHSENLATSEIFPFMDHWNAQTQRVSLRKIMSEEIALQEKQDLKHVPSMARKDCAARLKEKQLFEMFPTINQNFLMDIFKDNNYSLEQTEQFLNCVLEADLVKTVVAQEIAQQSESLPSCSAIKNREKKLMCL
- the N4BP2 gene encoding NEDD4-binding protein 2 isoform X11, which gives rise to MPKKRKNPGVSPSRKIMDSERMTASGEGLVPPPGDVSVSRAIYSVNKEELFNNMSEMFSGLDPSVVYMVLSECDFKVENAMDCLLELSTAAKGVASSRVSGFDSIASSLSLVNQQSSVSNEIVGESCAKEDIVNFKEESVKIPSPDIQLTEELDSLIQTAFEKYSLRDKLYDSTNDKITGKQPMTSDQSNSNGINEFPESEKSSLGFNVLFSLQQAETENEKFENFSSMLISEGRKSSQPAVSKSSIQTKDSSLVDMDIFAQVSVSSSLPEIDTDNAPEVIKPANLEVACRNRNQSQNIVSDHGSLFDASSHFFQGFVEAGTTASGNSSSKYLEQQEGVMAVCSGQKSISLPEVSESLEGSSFKLPQLVDVQQRRNLHFSPPPQQSPQPPWNPVAPVFYPSSGSHSFVTPVAISPGQWRPLADYRMHGKGMPFPPPVVSHVWDSNASPKVWRNQDGIQKMNLSQVHQPPVCPVMRKKTHLVGQVLVLLRGVPGSGKSFLARTLLEDNPSGIILSTDDYFYKNGQYQYDANCLGEAHEWNRKRAKEAFEKRISPIIIDNTNVQAWEMKPYVALSQQYKYKVMFREPDTWWKFKPKELERRNIHGVSKEKIKRMLERYERCLTVNSILNSTVPDKSENADWNEDLCQGEGYGQKEVHAYVKEERLFASALKLPELAEEEKHVSAISSALENNNLGDKYFRKEEEEIENNLREHVSENSIIQGGVDISLSDYEEKEVPLGEKAVKREEIYRITETETSKTDEVKSEETTHLHICSCEHIQEHSDKIVEVQTEKDQYNEIAVEPVLTRERNIMKQNDSSLDVSVRPELLNFLGDWPVEQTIGQRTKRTRRIDKSSMKSDKEDKATSQHLLDSHKAQVDLADIQQEVLPDEKRQGEENLASDSFCVLGADTVTPELQMVGDWPVMSSLRQRQHRSRRISKRSLSESDEAGNNKCDIHKNVLDPVDVLHGTSVSTEELQETEKSNFQEPERVASESISEKKPKQNKRTRKHHKLALTFTNSSVALSKPEERLSTLNLLEEKPKKHICKQPSRYSQTEPQDFALLWRLEKKIITSENIISENTKVLHGRLEAFRPKDMDAASSSQEKIPYRVMYDKSTYVEESELISIDESENLNVLCKLFGSFSFDALKDLYERCNKDIVWATGLLLDSDEKLCKGEDIECLQEAGTELGTPDLEFKANTNYRENLKNSEQTSQIIMTDGITQLSENNLSVCYAESETTDILETDAKISDSLTRLPPSASIKLKNTNDIAPRTQAQDTGTDIIEQSVSDTQKINSKVMSLVNETEEKPVVSQFDVGLCLPVTFPKEFNTAPIILKPKLNKEIDNKLSETYQESSKVNNMILPLLQMDQAPLKSYASDEEELETYKETQGNPMISIGGDGEESKPSNMDEDRTKLLNPSSLSSGSININCLELALPPELALQLKEIFGPVGIDSGSLTVEDYVVHIDLNLAKVIHEKWKESIMKRQRKEEEYYKLLMQDLDDSDTVLSQSTDSKLQRKKMAWPSRSSTETHSENLATSEIFPFMDHWNAQTQRVSLRKIMSEEIALQEKQDLKHVPSMARKDCAARLKEKQLFEMFPTINQNFLMDIFKDNKVAFMSRR
- the N4BP2 gene encoding NEDD4-binding protein 2 isoform X4, whose product is MPKKRKNPGVSPSRKIMDSERMTASGEGLVPPPGDVSVSRAIYSVNKEELFNNMSEMFSGLDPSVVYMVLSECDFKVENAMDCLLELSTAAKGVASSRVSGFDSIASSLSLVNQQSSVSNEIVGESCAKEDIVNFKEESVKIPSPDIQLTEELDSLIQTAFEKYSLRDKLYDSTNDKITGKQPMTSDQSNSNGINEFPESEKSSLGFNVLFSLQQAETENEKFENFSSMLISEGRKSSQPAVSKSSIQTKDSSLVDMDIFAQVSVSSSLPEIDTDNAPEVIKPANLEVACRNRNQSQNIVSDHGSLFDASSHFFQGFVEAGTTASGNSSSKYLEQQEGVMAVCSGQKSISLPEVSESLEGSSFKLPQLVDVQQRRNLHFSPPPQQSPQPPWNPVAPVFYPSSGSHSFVTPVAISPGQWRPLADYRMHGKGMPFPPPVVSHVWDSNASPKVWRNQDGIQKMNLSQVHQPPVCPVMRKKTHLVGQVLVLLRGVPGSGKSFLARTLLEDNPSGIILSTDDYFYKNGQYQYDANCLGEAHEWNRKRAKEAFEKRISPIIIDNTNVQAWEMKPYVALSQQYKYKVMFREPDTWWKFKPKELERRNIHGVSKEKIKRMLERYERCLTVNSILNSTVPDKSENADWNEDLCQGEGYGQKEVHAYVKEERLFASALKLPELAEEEKHVSAISSALENNNLGDKYFRKEEEEIENNLREHVSENSIIQGGVDISLSDYEEKEVPLGEKAVKREEIYRITETETSKTDEVKSEETTHLHICSCEHIQEHSDKIVEVQTEKDQYNEIAVEPVLTRERNIMKQNDSSLDVSVRPELLNFLGDWPVEQTIGQRTKRTRRIDKSSMKSDKEDKATSQHLLDSHKAQVDLADIQQEVLPDEKRQGEENLASDSFCVLGADTVTPELQMVGDWPVMSSLRQRQHRSRRISKRSLSESDEAGNNKCDIHKNVLDPVDVLHGTSVSTEELQETEKSNFQEPERVASESISEKKPKQNKRTRKHHKLALTFTNSSVALSKPEERLSTLNLLEEKPKKHICKQPSRYSQTEPQDFALLWRLEKKIITSENIISENTKVLHGRLEAFRPKDMDAASSSQEKIPYRVMYDKSTYVEESELISIDESENLNVLCKLFGSFSFDALKDLYERCNKDIVWATGLLLDSDEKLCKGEDIECLQEAGTELGTPDLEFKANTNYRENLKNSEQTSQIIMTDGITQLSENNLSVCYAESETTDILETDAKISDSLTRLPPSASIKLKNTNDIAPRTQAQDTGTDIIEQSVSDTQKINSKVMSLVNETEEKPVVSQFDVGLCLPVTFPKEFNTAPIILKPKLNKEIDNKLSETYQESSKVNNMILPLLQMDQAPLKSYASDEEELETYKETQGNPMISIGGDGEESKPSNMDEDRTKLLNPSSLSSGSININCLELALPPELALQLKEIFGPVGIDSGSLTVEDYVVHIDLNLAKVIHEKWKESIMKRQRKEEEYYKLLMQDLDDSDTVLSQSTDSKLQRKKMAWPSRSSTETHSENLATSEIFPFMDHWNAQTQRVSLRKIMSEEIALQEKQDLKHVPSMARKDCAARLKEKQLFEMFPTINQNFLMDIFKDNNYSLEQTEQFLNCVLEADLVKTVVAQEIAQQSESLPSCSAIKNREKKAKKSKEAEDVLNEMVFQDIEYPGYDDFRAEAFLHQQKKQECLKKAEEAYRMGMKPVATFYAQQILLWLVQEDSK